From the genome of Triticum aestivum cultivar Chinese Spring chromosome 3B, IWGSC CS RefSeq v2.1, whole genome shotgun sequence, one region includes:
- the LOC123066835 gene encoding alpha-amylase/subtilisin inhibitor-like: protein MEHFRFLVILSLSGLAMALQLISPCNAAQAQPQAIYDTDGHELTSHNMYNIMPVDRNLSDQCVYVSSLRDPRCRMRAILTPCKKFGRNPDGYVSIKLAEGSSSSSTEASPRLSTDVVIEFRGVVTWCMHRLQWYAHGGITNQTHVTVDRPEGMEGCEAPAGTCKKSFMFRVEKHGTGYKLMSCFHAPCRDLVLFDYNGHRWLTVEKDGREPLVVVFKKFHLASLPPANPPQLG from the coding sequence ATGGAACACTTCCGTTTCCTGGTCATCCTCTCACTCTCTGGCTTGGCCATGGCCTTGCAGCTAATCAGCCCGTGCAACGCTGCGCAAGCTCAGCCGCAGGCGATCTACGACACAGATGGCCATGAGCTAACAAGCCACAACATGTACAACATCATGCCGGTGGACCGCAATCTGAGCGACCAATGTGTCTACGTTAGCTCATTACGGGACCCCAGATGTCGTATGCGTGCGATTCTAACACCGTGCAAGAAGTTTGGCAGGAATCCAGACGGGTATGTTTCGATCAAGCTGGCGGAGGGGAGCTCCAGCTCCAGCACGGAGGCGTCACCTCGCCTCTCGACCGACGTCGTGATCGAGTTTCGCGGCGTGGTCACCTGGTGCATGCATCGTCTCCAGTGGTACGCCCACGGAGGGATCACCAACCAGACGCATGTGACAGTCGACCGCCCCGAAGGGATGGAGGGGTGCGAAGCGCCGGCAGGCACATGCAAGAAGAGTTTCATGTTTCGCGTCGAGAAGCACGGCACCGGGTACAAGCTGATGTCGTGCTTCCATGCGCCGTGCCGCGATCTGGTGTTGTTCGACTACAATGGACACAGGTGGCTGACCGTAGAGAAAGATGGGCGTGAGCCTCTGGTGGTTGTGTTCAAGAAGTTCCATCTCGCCAGCTTGCCTCCTGCAAATCCTCCCCAACTAGGCTAG